One segment of Betaproteobacteria bacterium DNA contains the following:
- a CDS encoding efflux RND transporter periplasmic adaptor subunit gives MTATLFSARWYRVADLKPRLRPQVRIQRKRWRDQRWFVLTDEASGRHHRINDAAYHFIGRCNGLRNVQQVWDGVLQMHADDASTQDEVVDLLVSLNEAELIQFDRIPDVDSLFQRRDESRQRRLRSLVNPLAFRLPLGDPNALLARLDGLGKLLFQPVTFWLWLLLIGFAALSAAGEWRELFAFGSTRLHSPAYLGLLWLTFPLIKALHETGHGLAVRRWGGDVHEAGVALLVLMPAPYVDASAASGFLGRQQRALVSAAGIMIELLIAAIGLLIWSQLSGETMRDIGFALFFIGSLSTLLFNGNPLLRFDGYYVLCDVLDLPNLASRSNAYWRHLLHRHLLRLPSETPQMGHGERKWLLAYAPLSLAYRLLITLTILFWLAGLWLFAAGVAAIYFAATMIALPLWRGFTQSLASATPGNEMARTRRRLAVLLAVPALLIFALPLPYSTVAPGIVWLPDKAQIRPEVDGFVSELPVKDGSQVHIGELIVRLENPELQVQQEKLESRLIGLQAERYRLLLRDPEGAQNQAEVIEKTEAELARAQAKLGDLEIRARVDGRLVMPRQTDLPGRFIRNGEPMGYVLADGLAVIRAAVPEKDISLVQQHTRSAEVRLPEMPGRPLAASVQADTPAASRELPSAALGDRGGGPYLTDPRDENGRRLQESVFLVDLKLADDELKHVGERAWVRFDHGYAPLATQLYRRIAQVFLKQFSGAPPMMPASPSTSR, from the coding sequence GTGACCGCGACGCTGTTCAGCGCGCGCTGGTATCGAGTCGCCGACCTCAAGCCGCGCCTGCGCCCGCAAGTCCGCATCCAGCGCAAGCGCTGGCGCGACCAGCGCTGGTTCGTCCTGACCGACGAAGCCAGCGGCCGCCATCACCGGATCAACGATGCCGCCTACCACTTCATCGGCCGCTGCAACGGCCTGCGCAACGTACAACAAGTCTGGGACGGCGTGCTTCAGATGCATGCCGATGACGCCTCGACGCAGGATGAAGTGGTCGATCTGCTGGTCAGCCTGAACGAAGCAGAGCTCATTCAATTCGACCGCATTCCCGATGTCGACAGCCTCTTCCAGCGCCGCGACGAATCAAGGCAGCGACGCCTGCGCAGCCTCGTCAATCCGCTGGCCTTCCGGCTACCGTTGGGCGACCCGAACGCGCTGCTGGCGCGTCTGGACGGCTTGGGCAAACTGCTGTTTCAGCCCGTCACCTTCTGGCTCTGGCTGCTGCTCATCGGGTTCGCAGCCTTGTCGGCGGCCGGCGAGTGGCGCGAACTTTTTGCGTTCGGTTCGACTCGCCTTCACTCACCCGCCTATCTCGGCCTGCTCTGGCTGACCTTTCCCCTCATCAAGGCGCTCCATGAAACCGGGCACGGGCTGGCCGTACGTCGCTGGGGTGGAGACGTGCATGAGGCAGGCGTGGCGCTGCTCGTCCTGATGCCGGCTCCCTATGTCGACGCCTCGGCCGCATCAGGTTTTCTCGGCCGCCAGCAACGCGCGCTGGTCAGCGCTGCCGGCATCATGATCGAACTGCTCATCGCGGCCATCGGCCTGCTGATCTGGTCGCAACTCAGTGGCGAAACAATGCGCGACATCGGCTTCGCGCTGTTCTTTATCGGCAGCCTGTCGACACTGCTCTTCAACGGAAATCCGTTGCTCCGCTTTGATGGCTACTACGTCCTCTGCGACGTCCTCGACCTGCCCAACCTTGCCTCACGCAGCAATGCCTACTGGCGCCACCTGTTGCACCGGCACCTCCTGCGCCTGCCCTCGGAAACTCCGCAGATGGGCCACGGCGAACGTAAATGGCTGCTGGCCTACGCGCCGCTTTCCCTGGCGTACCGGCTGCTGATCACGCTGACCATTCTGTTCTGGCTGGCCGGGCTCTGGCTCTTCGCCGCCGGCGTGGCCGCCATCTACTTCGCCGCAACCATGATCGCCCTGCCGCTTTGGCGTGGCTTCACCCAATCGCTGGCCAGTGCAACGCCAGGCAACGAAATGGCGCGCACGCGCCGCCGGCTGGCCGTTTTGCTGGCGGTTCCGGCCTTGCTGATCTTTGCACTGCCGCTGCCCTACAGCACTGTTGCTCCCGGTATCGTCTGGTTGCCGGACAAGGCGCAGATTCGCCCCGAGGTGGATGGCTTCGTCAGTGAGTTGCCGGTCAAGGATGGTAGCCAGGTCCACATTGGCGAGCTGATTGTCCGCCTCGAGAATCCCGAGCTACAGGTACAACAGGAAAAACTTGAAAGCCGCCTGATCGGCTTGCAAGCCGAACGTTACCGCCTGCTTCTCAGGGATCCCGAGGGTGCCCAGAATCAGGCCGAAGTCATCGAGAAGACCGAAGCCGAACTGGCCCGCGCCCAAGCCAAACTCGGCGACCTCGAGATCCGCGCCCGGGTCGATGGCCGCCTGGTGATGCCCCGACAGACCGACCTGCCCGGCCGTTTCATTCGCAATGGCGAGCCCATGGGCTATGTGCTGGCCGATGGCTTGGCAGTGATTCGCGCGGCCGTGCCGGAGAAGGATATTTCCCTCGTTCAGCAGCACACCCGATCGGCCGAGGTACGCCTGCCTGAAATGCCCGGCCGGCCGTTGGCGGCAAGCGTTCAGGCCGACACCCCGGCCGCCAGCCGCGAATTGCCCAGCGCGGCACTCGGCGACCGTGGCGGCGGACCTTACCTGACTGATCCACGTGACGAAAATGGCCGGCGTTTGCAAGAATCTGTCTTTCTGGTCGACTTGAAACTGGCCGACGATGAGCTGAAGCATGTCGGCGAACGAGCCTGGGTGCGCTTCGACCACGGCTATGCGCCGCTGGCCACGCAGCTTTATCGTCGGATCGCGCAGGTTTTCCTCAAGCAGTTCAGTGGCGCGCCACCGATGATGCCAGCCAGCCCAAGCACGTCTCGATGA